One window of the Sulfurovum sp. UBA12169 genome contains the following:
- the pdhA gene encoding pyruvate dehydrogenase (acetyl-transferring) E1 component subunit alpha → MQTDFALLEHYYRQMLLIRRFEEKCVEMYSHEKIRGFLHLYIGEEAIAVGVMDALSPEDSILATYREHGHALARGIPAKTIMAEMFGKAQGCCLGRGGSMHLFDAATRFYGGSAIVAAGLPLAVGMALADKMMKSNRVTICFFGDGAVAEGEFHESLNLAALWHLPILFVCENNRYGMGTALELSQSEPNLAQKALSYRIKAGQVDGMDVLEVAKAAKNAVLQIKESGGPFFLECLAYRFRGHSMFDAELYRDKVEVEEWKKKDPLLALQSKLESEGSWTSIKKDEIEKEVAAIVNEAVEYAEQGTPEPLEDLEKFVYSSGADQ, encoded by the coding sequence ATGCAGACAGATTTTGCTCTTCTGGAGCACTACTATCGCCAAATGCTGCTGATACGGCGGTTTGAAGAGAAGTGTGTTGAAATGTACAGCCATGAGAAAATTCGAGGATTTTTGCATCTTTATATTGGCGAAGAGGCTATTGCGGTGGGTGTGATGGATGCTTTAAGTCCTGAAGACAGTATTCTTGCTACCTATCGTGAGCACGGTCATGCATTAGCACGGGGCATTCCGGCTAAAACAATCATGGCGGAAATGTTTGGTAAAGCCCAGGGATGCTGTCTTGGGCGGGGCGGCTCAATGCATCTTTTTGATGCAGCAACGCGTTTTTACGGCGGAAGCGCTATCGTGGCAGCAGGATTGCCGTTGGCAGTGGGTATGGCGCTTGCGGACAAGATGATGAAAAGCAACCGTGTCACTATTTGTTTTTTTGGTGATGGTGCGGTAGCCGAAGGGGAGTTTCACGAATCGCTCAATTTGGCAGCATTGTGGCATCTGCCAATTCTCTTTGTTTGTGAAAATAACCGCTACGGGATGGGAACGGCGCTGGAGCTTTCCCAGTCAGAACCCAATCTTGCCCAAAAAGCCCTCTCTTACCGTATAAAGGCCGGCCAAGTTGACGGCATGGATGTGTTGGAGGTTGCAAAAGCGGCAAAAAATGCAGTATTGCAGATCAAAGAAAGCGGAGGGCCGTTTTTTTTGGAGTGCCTTGCCTATCGTTTTCGGGGGCATTCGATGTTTGATGCGGAACTTTACCGAGATAAAGTAGAAGTCGAGGAGTGGAAAAAAAAAGATCCGCTTCTGGCGCTGCAAAGCAAACTTGAGTCCGAGGGTTCTTGGACAAGTATAAAAAAAGACGAAATCGAAAAAGAGGTTGCCGCCATCGTAAACGAAGCGGTAGAGTATGCCGAGCAAGGTACGCCGGAGCCTCTTGAGGATTTGGAAAAATTTGTTTATTCTTCGGGAGCAGATCAATGA
- a CDS encoding acetate--CoA ligase: MERNRIEKQVEELKVRPHLTEYEKTYKEFQWEEVASQFEGLPSGGLNIAHEAIDRHANGPLAQKTALVWLGEDGQRREFTFKQMKQESAKFANVLRSLGLSKGDCVFTLSTRLPELYIAAMGIFKNRSVLCPLFSQFGPEPILQRMVRGDAKALLTTKALFEKKVRPLLDQLPQLEVVLLIDAQEDESSKVRSLASLMQKASDVFEILPTDPEDMSLLHFTSGTTGMPKGVVHVHKAIYMHWMSGKYVLDFHPDDIFWCTADPGWVTGTSYGIIAPWLHGITNVVDESEFDAQRWYAILQNEKVSVWYTAPTAIRRLMRLGFEPPKEYDLSRLRLIQSVGEPLNPEAVVWGVEKLKLPIHDNWWQTETGGIMIANLISQPIWPGSMGRPLPGVEAAIVQKKENGGIVEIIGPYKEGELALKPGGPSMFRGYLHDEERYEKCFVEGWYLTGDLAYKDEEGYFWFIGRADDIIKTSGHMVGPFEVESILMEHPSVAEAGVIGKPDPTVGQLVKAFVALKEGFEPSEELRRELIGFGRKKLGAAIAPKEIEFLPSLPKTRSGKIMRRLLKAREMGLPEGDISTLEA; the protein is encoded by the coding sequence GTGGAAAGAAATCGTATTGAGAAACAGGTAGAAGAGCTGAAGGTGCGTCCCCATTTGACAGAGTATGAGAAAACTTATAAAGAGTTTCAATGGGAAGAGGTAGCATCGCAGTTTGAGGGGCTGCCATCTGGAGGATTAAACATTGCGCATGAAGCGATCGATCGGCATGCCAATGGCCCGTTGGCTCAAAAAACCGCTTTGGTGTGGCTGGGGGAAGACGGCCAAAGGCGCGAATTTACATTTAAGCAGATGAAGCAAGAGAGCGCCAAGTTTGCCAATGTGCTCCGTTCGCTCGGTCTTTCCAAAGGGGATTGTGTCTTTACATTGTCAACACGCCTTCCGGAGCTCTATATTGCGGCAATGGGCATTTTTAAAAATCGCAGTGTTTTATGTCCGCTTTTTTCCCAGTTTGGCCCGGAGCCAATATTGCAGCGGATGGTGCGGGGCGACGCCAAGGCGCTTTTGACGACAAAAGCTCTTTTTGAGAAGAAAGTGCGTCCTTTGCTTGATCAGCTGCCGCAATTGGAAGTTGTGCTGCTTATTGATGCGCAAGAAGATGAGAGCAGCAAAGTGCGCTCTTTGGCGAGTTTGATGCAAAAAGCCTCCGATGTTTTTGAGATTTTGCCCACAGACCCCGAAGATATGTCTCTTCTTCATTTTACCAGCGGGACGACAGGAATGCCCAAGGGTGTTGTGCATGTACATAAGGCAATCTATATGCATTGGATGAGCGGCAAATATGTCTTGGATTTTCATCCTGATGATATTTTTTGGTGCACTGCGGATCCGGGCTGGGTGACAGGAACCTCTTATGGTATCATTGCTCCTTGGCTTCATGGGATTACAAACGTTGTGGATGAATCAGAATTTGATGCACAGCGGTGGTATGCGATTTTACAAAATGAAAAAGTAAGCGTTTGGTATACGGCCCCTACGGCGATAAGGCGTCTGATGCGTCTTGGTTTTGAACCGCCAAAAGAGTATGATCTTTCGAGACTGCGGCTCATTCAAAGTGTTGGAGAGCCTCTTAATCCCGAAGCGGTTGTTTGGGGTGTAGAAAAATTGAAACTGCCTATTCATGATAATTGGTGGCAGACGGAAACAGGGGGGATCATGATTGCCAATCTGATCTCCCAGCCAATCTGGCCGGGTTCTATGGGGCGGCCGCTTCCCGGAGTAGAAGCAGCAATCGTTCAAAAAAAAGAAAACGGCGGTATTGTCGAGATCATTGGCCCGTATAAAGAGGGGGAGCTTGCGCTTAAGCCGGGCGGCCCTTCGATGTTTCGGGGTTATCTTCATGACGAAGAGCGTTATGAGAAATGTTTTGTTGAGGGATGGTATCTGACAGGAGATTTGGCCTATAAAGATGAAGAGGGGTATTTTTGGTTTATCGGGCGTGCTGATGACATTATCAAAACTTCCGGCCATATGGTGGGGCCTTTTGAGGTCGAAAGTATACTGATGGAACACCCTTCTGTGGCTGAAGCAGGGGTGATCGGCAAACCTGACCCGACGGTAGGACAGTTGGTAAAAGCTTTTGTCGCTTTGAAAGAAGGATTTGAGCCCAGTGAGGAGCTTCGGCGAGAGCTGATCGGTTTTGGGCGAAAAAAACTAGGCGCAGCCATTGCTCCAAAAGAGATTGAATTTCTGCCAAGCCTTCCCAAAACCAGAAGCGGAAAAATTATGCGCCGGCTCCTTAAAGCGCGCGAAATGGGCCTTCCCGAAGGCGACATTTCTACTTTGGAAGCATAA
- a CDS encoding 2-alkenal reductase: MDNEYKNKNTSKITTAVFFLITGLAAVYLSIIVYKNFIIPSSSPREVTPKEHLCDDEQRTIAVFEQTSPSVVYIATSQRVRDFWNRNVFSVPKGAGSGFVWDTHGHIVTNFHVIEGASEATVWLNNGQSHKASLVGASPEHDLAVLKIFVAFNSPPPLKIGSSHDLRVGQKVFAIGNPFGLDYTLTSGIVSALDRTLDLEGGLAIEHLIQTDAAINPGNSGGPLLDSSGRLIGITTAIYSPSGAYAGIGFAVPVDTINRVVPPLISSGKYIRPSLGIIVDEGLNNLITEKFGMEGVAVLGVQKDSPAFHAGITGSRIDRSDHVILGDVIVSVDGKKVRSLSNLFAILDEHRVGDKVTLGIIRNQNTIKVEVRLAQ; the protein is encoded by the coding sequence ATGGATAATGAATACAAAAATAAAAACACATCCAAAATAACAACGGCAGTTTTTTTTCTGATCACAGGGCTGGCTGCTGTCTATCTATCTATAATTGTGTATAAAAATTTTATCATTCCTTCTTCTTCCCCTAGGGAAGTGACGCCAAAAGAGCATCTGTGCGATGACGAACAAAGAACGATCGCTGTTTTTGAGCAAACAAGTCCTTCGGTTGTCTATATTGCAACAAGCCAAAGAGTGAGGGATTTTTGGAATAGAAACGTCTTTAGCGTACCAAAAGGAGCCGGGTCTGGCTTTGTGTGGGATACTCATGGCCATATCGTAACCAATTTTCATGTGATCGAAGGGGCTTCAGAGGCTACCGTTTGGCTCAATAACGGACAAAGCCATAAGGCATCTCTTGTCGGCGCAAGTCCTGAGCATGATCTTGCCGTTTTAAAAATCTTTGTGGCTTTCAATTCGCCTCCCCCGTTAAAAATAGGTTCCAGCCACGATCTAAGAGTCGGACAAAAAGTCTTTGCTATCGGCAATCCTTTCGGATTGGACTATACGCTTACAAGCGGCATCGTTTCGGCGCTCGACCGCACATTGGATCTTGAGGGCGGTCTGGCCATTGAGCATTTGATCCAGACGGATGCGGCCATCAATCCCGGAAATTCAGGCGGGCCTTTGCTGGACAGTTCAGGACGGTTGATCGGCATCACTACAGCAATTTACAGTCCGTCGGGTGCCTATGCGGGTATCGGGTTTGCGGTGCCTGTAGATACGATCAACCGTGTCGTTCCGCCACTCATCTCAAGCGGCAAATACATACGGCCGTCACTAGGAATTATTGTAGATGAGGGTTTAAATAATTTGATTACCGAGAAGTTTGGCATGGAAGGCGTAGCGGTATTGGGTGTGCAAAAAGATTCGCCCGCTTTTCATGCCGGCATTACCGGAAGCCGGATTGATAGGAGCGATCATGTTATTCTTGGTGATGTTATCGTATCTGTTGACGGGAAAAAGGTTCGTTCGCTCTCTAATCTTTTTGCCATCTTGGACGAACATCGAGTCGGTGATAAAGTAACGCTTGGAATTATTAGAAACCAAAACACAATTAAAGTAGAAGTACGCTTGGCCCAATAA